In the genome of Bacteroidota bacterium, one region contains:
- a CDS encoding Rpn family recombination-promoting nuclease/putative transposase: protein MDKKIIQSYDRFFKNLFSEKNEIKEFVTKTFPTEITKNLQLETLELDQTEYVDSKLRTTYSDLVYNCKYGNNTDIKISLLFEHKSNPEKFPHFQLLGYMLKVWEIQIKQNQELTLIIPIIFYHGKSKWTNKPFDTYFKGLDDTLQNFIPKFDYQLIDTSKFTNEEIINLFESLQLQIGILVMKNIFNEQKILQETNKIFANLNQLLQTERGEQFFETIVAYLLYATGIDAKKYAENMKTISQKAEKKFVSTAMRLETSGIEKGIRKVAFSMIQENYTNKEIIKLTGLNEKQIEYLRTLKEYQLELETI from the coding sequence ATGGATAAAAAAATAATACAATCATACGACAGATTTTTTAAAAACTTGTTTTCGGAAAAAAATGAGATAAAAGAATTTGTAACAAAAACTTTCCCGACTGAAATTACTAAAAATTTACAATTAGAAACATTAGAACTTGACCAAACCGAATATGTGGACAGCAAGCTTCGAACAACTTATTCTGATTTAGTCTATAATTGCAAATACGGAAATAATACTGACATAAAAATATCACTACTTTTTGAGCACAAAAGTAACCCTGAAAAATTTCCTCATTTTCAACTACTTGGGTATATGCTGAAAGTTTGGGAAATACAAATCAAACAAAACCAAGAATTAACCCTAATTATACCGATAATTTTTTATCACGGAAAAAGTAAGTGGACAAACAAACCCTTTGATACTTATTTTAAAGGATTGGATGACACATTGCAAAACTTTATCCCAAAATTTGACTATCAATTAATTGATACATCGAAATTTACAAACGAAGAGATTATAAATCTTTTTGAAAGTTTGCAATTGCAAATTGGCATACTTGTAATGAAAAACATCTTTAATGAACAAAAAATATTACAAGAAACCAATAAAATATTTGCTAATTTAAATCAATTATTACAAACCGAACGAGGCGAGCAATTTTTTGAGACCATAGTAGCATATTTGCTCTATGCAACAGGAATTGATGCCAAAAAATATGCAGAAAACATGAAAACAATATCACAAAAAGCAGAAAAGAAATTTGTTTCAACGGCAATGAGATTAGAAACAAGCGGAATTGAAAAAGGAATAAGAAAGGTTGCATTTTCAATGATACAGGAAAATTACACGAATAAAGAAATCATTAAACTTACGGGTTTAAATGAAAAACAAATTGAATATTTACGAACATTGAAAGAATATCAATTAGAACTTGAAACAATTTGA